The proteins below come from a single Catenulispora sp. MAP5-51 genomic window:
- a CDS encoding alpha/beta hydrolase family protein has translation MALHRRISVTAVLALAATIATTGAAVAATATPPSAAARAGVVTSVAATTGKPAAAPVFQGSLPAPTGRFAAGEDVIHLTDFGRTDPWVPSAGPRQLTVSMFYPAVAGTGTQAPYMTLAEAAGFIQYRVPPNTGITAQELSDVTTHAYTAARAVHGKYPLVVLSPGFENPRTTLTSLATELASHGYVVALVGHTYEDSGETLGNGQTPPCAICDGSSPTAPSPDDITASRAKDVSFVIDQLTRGGGCAWRLSGLIDKHSIGMAGHSIGGAATVDTMIADPRVLAGVNLDGTFFPVPAAGQIKRPYLMMSHGLQDPTWTQTYANLGGYKRWLDVAGSSHATFTDIPLLAQEAGIPEPPGIDPLRGTVITREYVTAFFDQSLKGIHQPLLDGPTPGNPDVLFQY, from the coding sequence ATGGCACTTCATCGTCGTATCAGCGTCACCGCGGTCCTGGCCCTGGCCGCGACCATCGCCACGACCGGGGCCGCGGTGGCCGCCACCGCCACGCCGCCGTCCGCCGCCGCGCGGGCCGGCGTCGTCACCTCAGTGGCGGCCACCACCGGCAAGCCGGCCGCCGCTCCCGTGTTCCAGGGCTCGCTGCCCGCCCCGACCGGACGCTTCGCCGCCGGCGAGGACGTCATCCACCTCACCGACTTCGGCCGGACCGATCCGTGGGTGCCCTCGGCCGGGCCCCGGCAGCTCACCGTCTCCATGTTCTATCCGGCGGTCGCCGGGACCGGTACGCAAGCCCCTTACATGACGCTCGCCGAGGCGGCCGGCTTCATCCAGTACCGGGTGCCGCCGAACACCGGCATCACCGCGCAGGAGCTGTCCGACGTCACCACGCACGCCTACACCGCCGCGCGAGCAGTGCACGGCAAGTACCCGCTCGTGGTGCTCTCCCCCGGGTTCGAGAACCCGCGCACCACGCTCACCTCGCTGGCGACCGAGCTGGCCAGTCACGGGTACGTGGTGGCGCTCGTCGGCCACACGTACGAGGACAGCGGCGAGACCTTGGGGAACGGCCAGACGCCGCCGTGCGCGATCTGCGACGGCAGCAGCCCGACCGCGCCCAGCCCGGACGACATCACCGCCAGCCGCGCGAAGGACGTCTCCTTCGTCATCGACCAGCTGACGCGCGGCGGCGGCTGCGCGTGGCGCCTGAGCGGCCTGATCGACAAGCACAGCATCGGCATGGCCGGGCACTCGATCGGCGGGGCGGCCACCGTGGACACGATGATCGCCGATCCGCGGGTGCTCGCCGGGGTGAACCTGGACGGCACGTTCTTCCCGGTCCCGGCCGCCGGCCAGATCAAGCGCCCGTACCTGATGATGAGCCACGGGCTCCAGGACCCGACCTGGACGCAGACCTACGCGAACCTCGGCGGCTACAAGCGCTGGCTGGACGTCGCAGGCTCCAGCCACGCCACGTTCACCGACATCCCGCTGCTCGCGCAGGAGGCCGGGATCCCCGAGCCGCCCGGCATCGACCCGCTGCGCGGCACCGTGATCACCCGGGAGTACGTGACCGCCTTCTTCGACCAGTCCCTCAAGGGGATCCACCAGCCGCTGCTCGACGGCCCCACGCCGGGCAACCCCGACGTGCTCTTCCAGTACTAG